One Alnus glutinosa chromosome 13, dhAlnGlut1.1, whole genome shotgun sequence genomic window, GGTCCCTCAGAACAACACCAACCCTAGCGAAAGAGTTAAGGGCTCGAATAAACCACATGAAAGATAGTTAGGACTGTTAATTATAATCTACTATATCTCCTATTTGTTCCCTATCTTCTTCATTCTCTTCCTTTCACCTGGAATCCTTACGGTCCTatttgttttttggaaaaagaaatttatGTTTTGGATCTCGTATTTTTGTTTACGATTTTATCATtgtagggtttgtttggtttcTCGGAGAGATTAGGAAAAATGGAGGAAGTAATGAGGAAATTTGTCTGGTGTGTCTAATTCAACAAGTTAAACGGCCGATtgagctttaaaaaaatatactagTCCCCTATGGGGGGATATGACCCGTCTCTGTCCCGTGGACGGGCTAACGTCTAACGGTCGTTTGTCGATGATCCCTGAAACCACCCTCAATTAGGGGCAAATATAGGGTCAGGATAGGGCTGAAATCTGCCTATAAGAGGTGGTGATGAGCCCTAAATGAAATGACTTGATTGGCATTGATCGAGGGAAAACACAAGaactatttaataaaattaaagactgATGAAACTATTTAATATCGGGTCAAAACACATAATAGTATTGATATTTTCTCTTAAGTTCAACGTTTCCCATTCTATTCATTTCTAAATTTTGtcaagggttaaatatattttgtcTCCCAAACTATCACCATTTTTTCGgatggcctcccaaactaccaatgcttagattttggcccctcaaactaccactttttgattttttggcctcatctatctatttatgccgtcaattctaaccgAAATTGatcaaaaacccgaaaatacccatcctttaaccgtgggaatttcaaagtgtaggaagGGTATTTTCGaatttctgtttagaattgacggcataaatagacgaaTTAAGCTAAAAAATCATAAAGTGATAATTTGGGGGGGGCCAGAAtttaagcattggtagtttggggggccatccggagaaagggtggtagttttggggctaaaatatatttatccctttagttaaaaaagaaaaaagaaaaagaaagaacgaaCTTCATGGGCCCCTCTTTGGGTATCTAAGCAAGGCCCATCAGACCCCTACCCTTCGTAtcgcataaaaaaaaaacaaaagagcaaGGCCCATGAGGGCCTGTAAATGACGATATCACCCCTAACACTAACACGACGACCTGTGAAACGACTCACCAAAGTAGACTGGGAGGGTTTTGCATTTGCTCCCACTTTGAATATCGCTTCGACCTGTGAAGAAGGCTTGCGATGGCGAAGTCGACGAGCAAGGACGCCCAAGCCCTTATCCACGCTCTCCGTTCTGCCTATGCAGCCACTCCCACCAATCtcaaagtctctctctctctctctctcgctctctctctctctctctctctctctctctctctctctctctctctctctctctcaatttctctatACGAAAGTTAAGATCTTAACCGGAATCGCATTCTTCTGCAGATCATCGATCTCTATGTGGTTTTCGCTGTCGTCACTGCTCTGATCCAGGTACTTTACGGCTTAATATGTTTATGTATGGAATTGTTTTGTAGATCTCTTAGGTCAATGAATTAGTCGTTGCAAAATATTGAGTTTGGGGCATATCTGTTTTGTTGACGATGAAATGCTGGGAAAAGTATAGAAATTGACAAATTTTGTTCGGATAAttgtgttttcattttcttttgttctttctagATCAAGTAAGTGTAAATTTTACTTGATCTGAGGTCGCTGAAACGCATGTGTTTGAACAATGTCAGTTCCGTATGATTTTATCCAATTCAACGCTCGCTTTTTTGTTGCCTAGAAAATTGGTAACGTAAAGCAGTAATTTTTAGCATTGTTGTTTTTGTCATTTCGATTCGTTATTGCTTGAGAAACGTATTTGATTAGAGATGCTTAGTTGTGCATGTCTTTTTTCTGAACTAATTTCTTGATGAGAATTCTAATTGATCTTGTATATTTCTGTTGTTTTATTAGCTTCTAAAATTATTCGGGACGAATGGCTTGGGTGCCTATACTTTCTTTGTTCTGAGGCTTGGCCTTTGTGTCATCTTCTGGTGAACCTTTTTTCCGATGTTTCGGAGTTTGTACAATACTTTCTTTGTTAGTGCCCAGCAGTTGAGCAACTTTAACATTAGATTAGTAGCCAGTCCTCTTTGCTCTTCTCGGTGTTTActtccttcctttcttttttcttccctttaAATTTCGTTCATTCGCATTTTCAGATTTGCTTTAGTATAGTCCCCGAACAAACTTTGTTGCTTACTATAGCTCATACCCTGAATTACATTTCATGTTCGTGGtagatcattttctttttgatttccTTGCTGCTCTATTGTTGTTCTGAAATCTCTTCACTCATAATTTATATCTTATGGCTCTTGTGGAATACAACCtcattatttttgccttttacTTTCACATTCAAATTCTATCAGAAAGAGTCTGCTTCTGAATCTGATCTTGATTTTGGAAGGCTTTAGTGCTAGAAGATCAATCTCAACTAGGAATTTAGGCAATTAGAGATTGGTTCTGCATTCCtcatttattctttattctttctgcAGACGTGAATGATATATAAAGAAGATTTTAACTTGTTCTAAATTTACACGGTCCAGTTCTGAGTTCTGACATGTTTAGTTGCTGATGAACAGGTAGTTTACATGGCTATTGTTGGATCATTCCCATTCAACTCGTTTCTCTCAGGTGTACTTTCTTGCGTCGGGACGGCAGTCCTTGCTGGTAAGCAGGATATTTACTGTAATTTTTTGTGAGGAGTGGATCAAGCAAAgagtgagaaaaaaataaatatataaataattattgcTATCGGGGGCAGTTGGATCTCCCTGCCAAAGAAGTCTAAATAAGGTGAATTAGTGTTAATGACAAATTTCCACCATGCTTCTTAGACCTGCTCCTCTCTTTTGCTCATTTGTACTTCATGACATCCAATCTGCATAATTTGCTGATAGATAGTAATAGAAATACAAGTGGAGATACGCTGATTTGACAATTCTAGAATTGGTCTTATAATTCACTTGGTTTGTGGAAAAGATTGCATGAAAACCTGGGTATGAAGTTCTCAATTGGAAAAGGCAATGCCAAACCTAAAATCCTGCTTAAAAATCTTGTCTTCTACAGAAAGAGAAATCGTGCTGTGAACTAATCTCATAAGCTATAGATTCCATGACTTGAACAACTGTATGAGGGGAATGAAGCATCAGTATCAATCTATATCTGAATTTGTTAATTCTCTCAATGAAAGAGGCTGCTTCATTGTAAAAAACCATCAGAATACggacttaaaataataattctcaAATTGTTGGAAGGGGTGTAAGAAATTaatttaagagaaatgttacataCCACACCATTATTGCACTACCATCCCACATGTTGATGTGGCATTGCTAATCTATcactcagtttttttttttcttttaataagggATGATCTAAGGGTGGATTGacaatgccacatcagcataGTGAGATAGTGGTGTGGTATATAGCTTTACTCTTAATTTAATACTTTCTTAGAGTTTGCAAGTCAATAAGGGTCATAGTTTAATTAGGACAGTTTGGGGGTAGAAGAGGGGGATGAGTGTGGAGAACCAGATAAGCACAAGTAGAGATACCGAAGACTGAAGTATAGCCAATGGAGCAATGTGGTCCAAAATAAACAATAGAGAACAACTGTTTCAGTGCAAAATGCAAAATACCAGgtgttttgaaatttgactCTCTTCACCTTTGAGTGATTATGGACACATAGCAGTCTTAAGAAAAGCCACCTCACTGAGCAGCAGGAAGTTTCCACATCCTTTGTTGCAGtaatttttttcccctaaagAAAATGATTCCGAGGCTGATTGATTTCCTTGAATGCAGTTTGCCTCCGCATCCAAGtgaacaaagaaaacaaggacTTCAAGGTAAGATTTCttcctttatatttttcctCATGTTCTTTGATTGTTGCTCAAAGTGTGGaggaaataaaatttgagtacaaCTTGGTAAAGGAATTTAAATTTAGCGTGCTTTGGTAATTCGTACAATTGTTTTGCTGGAACCATAGCAACCAACAAGAAAtgcaaaacaaataaatgtACACTATAACGATCCTGATAATAATTCATTCTTACTTGTTATATGTTCCTTCAACTTGCAGGATTTGCCGCCAGAGCGTGCTTTTGCGGATTTTGTTCTCTGCAATTTGGTGCTCCATTTGGTTATTATGAATTTCCTTGGATAAATCACCATCTTTGAGTGTTCTATAATGGTGTTTCCTTGTACTTTTACAACTAGAATCAGCCATAAAACAGTTATTTGCCATTGATGCAGCAATTTTTCTTAGTTTGTAACTCGCGGAGGTCACTATTTATGAAAAATGGATTTAACATCAGAAATTTTGCACATCAAAGAAACATACACCTTAACAAGATTTGGTCGCCACTaagcgtcttttttttttgaggtaagTAGCTTCCTTGCTTTCTCAGGGGCATAAATTTGTATATTTGGAGTTTTGCTTCTTTGTAGGACCTGGTCTTTCTACTTTGCTCTTGTCGCACTTATCCTGGTTGTTCTTTTGTTTAGTCATTACTCATTAGTGTacctgaaagaaaaaaaggtggaAAAAAGCATAGTTGGTCTGTCTTTATTCTATGAACACAGTAGAACAAATGTTGCTACGTCCAGTCCAAAAATTACACAATTGTGCTTTGATTAGGGAAAAAGGTGAATGGTTGGGCATAGAGGACAGAGCCGTTTGTTGAaacagtagttttttttttcatttatctgTAGCACTATAGTTACAGTTTGTTACCTTTCTGTGTCCTTATTGGAACTGTTTCTCTTAAAGaatatagttattttttttttttagactggGAATATAGAGTTATATATCCATAGTTAATAGGCGTTCTGCTGTCTCATGCGTAATTTGTAGGAATCATGAGGCCAGGAGTTTTATGGAGAACATTATTCAGCttggatttaaattttggtATGATGTTGTGGTGGTAGGGGCAGTGGTTCTAGTGGTGTTGCAGATGTGGTAGTGGGGTTTGTGGTAAATAGTAGGGTCGATTGGAAGGAATTATTATTTGGTAACGATTCTGACCTagtaaattgataaaatttaaatctTAATGAGTGATttcataaaaagtaatatttaaaGCCTCTGAaacccttttttcttcttcaagtttttAAGATAATAGTCTATCAGTATGTTAGTATAAGGTCTTACTTAAATATTTGataagtttttaaataaaataagctCTTGTTTTTCTTTAGTATATACATGGATATCCCCTGGAttatttcctttttaaaaataaataaataaatcctatTTTTGTAAACCGTCTCTCAGTGATAACGCATGATACTTCATAATGAGCACTGGTCTTTGGTAAAGGCCTTGGGCATTGTGGCCATTGTAGTAATTTAGTAAAGGTCctctttcccttcttttcttcttctttctccttttttttctttttatttttttattttttttattttttattcctgaGCTATTGTGGTAAAGGTTCACCTGTTGTGAAGTTTCATCTGCTTCATGAAAAACCTCACTTCTTATTTTGACGAAAAA contains:
- the LOC133853722 gene encoding dolichyl-diphosphooligosaccharide--protein glycosyltransferase subunit DAD1 codes for the protein MAKSTSKDAQALIHALRSAYAATPTNLKIIDLYVVFAVVTALIQVVYMAIVGSFPFNSFLSGVLSCVGTAVLAVCLRIQVNKENKDFKDLPPERAFADFVLCNLVLHLVIMNFLG